One stretch of Amycolatopsis tolypomycina DNA includes these proteins:
- the dnaE gene encoding DNA polymerase III subunit alpha encodes MSNDSFVHLHVHTEYSMLDGAAKIGPLFAEAARLGMPAVGMTDHGNMYGGDEFYQQSKKHGLKPIIGIEAYIAPESRFHKKPVFWGQSNQRGSDEFGEGGDVSGGGAYTHMTMLAANATGLRNLFKLSSLASMQGYYRKPRMDRELIAENSTGIIATTGCPSGEVQTRLRLGQKEAAIQAASDYKDIFGADNFFLELMDHGLPIERSVREGLLEVGRLLDLKPIATNDSHYVVKEQADTHSALLAVQSGKTLNDPNRFKFDGNGYYLKSAADMREYWDKEVPGAADNTLLIAERVESYEDVYSHKDRLPFFEVPEGYDQGGWLREEVQRGLKWRFPDGVPDEYYNQRIEIELDVIIGKGFPAYFLIVADLISYARKVGIRVGPGRGSAAGSLVAYVLGITNLDPIPQKLLFERFLNPERVSMPDIDIDFDDRRRGEMIRYATEKYGADKVAQVITFGTIKTKAAIKDSARVHFGQPGYAIADKISKALPPPIMAKDIPLSGIVDSKHERYGEAAEVRALVETDDECKTIFETARGLEGLIRNAGVHACAVIMSCDPLTDAIPLWQRDDGSIITGWDYPSCEAIGLLKMDFLGLRNLTVIGDAIDNIKANRGVDVDLDTLGVDDPETYKLLARGDTLGVFQLDGGPMRDLLRRMEPTVFDDIVAVGALYRPGPMGMNAHNDYADRKNNRQKVKPIHPELDEPLKEILADTYGLIVYQEQIMHIGQKVAGYTMGRADVLRRAMGKKKKEVLDKEYEGFEEGMRSSELVPGGFSKEAIKALWDTILPFAGYAFNKSHAAAYGLISYWTAYLKANFTAEYMAALLTSVGDNKDKSAVYLSECRRLGIKVLPPDVNESALRFAAVGDDIRFGLGAVRNVGANVVESIIKTREEKGKYASFTDFLDKSELVACNKRVIESLIKAGGFDSLGHTRLSMIQVHEDAVEAVVPLKRQEAMGQFDLFGFGGDEGEPAPSSSPLAHLKFGDEEYPRKQLLAYEREMLGLYVSAHPLDGAERILRKHAPKPIASILADPPKEGELVISGLITSLERRVNKKGEPWAICTVEDMDASLEVLFFPKSYALFAGELIEDNAVLVKGRVNWREDKMSVFGGGLATLDLSEVGTGNGDDEPPLVLLAAAEKIDQSVVSELRSTLLAHKGETPVHLKLVGKNQTVFALYDYPVKVSSMLIGELKGIRGITAST; translated from the coding sequence GTGTCGAACGATTCTTTCGTCCACCTGCACGTCCACACCGAGTACTCGATGCTCGACGGTGCGGCGAAGATCGGTCCCCTCTTCGCGGAGGCGGCGCGCCTCGGCATGCCCGCGGTCGGCATGACCGACCACGGCAACATGTACGGTGGGGACGAGTTCTACCAGCAGTCCAAGAAGCACGGCCTCAAACCGATCATCGGCATCGAGGCCTACATCGCGCCGGAGAGCCGGTTCCACAAGAAGCCCGTCTTCTGGGGCCAGTCCAACCAGCGCGGCTCGGACGAGTTCGGTGAGGGCGGCGACGTCTCCGGTGGCGGTGCGTACACGCACATGACCATGCTCGCCGCGAACGCGACCGGTCTGCGGAACCTCTTCAAGCTGTCCTCGCTGGCCAGCATGCAGGGCTACTACCGCAAGCCCCGGATGGACCGCGAGCTCATCGCGGAGAACAGCACCGGCATCATCGCCACCACCGGCTGCCCGTCCGGCGAGGTGCAGACCCGGCTGCGGCTGGGCCAGAAGGAGGCGGCGATCCAGGCCGCGTCCGACTACAAGGACATCTTCGGCGCGGACAACTTCTTCCTCGAGCTGATGGACCACGGCCTGCCGATCGAGCGGTCGGTCCGCGAAGGCCTCCTGGAGGTCGGCCGCCTGCTCGACCTCAAGCCGATCGCGACCAACGACTCGCACTACGTCGTCAAGGAGCAGGCCGACACGCACAGCGCGCTGCTGGCCGTCCAGTCGGGCAAGACGCTCAACGACCCGAACCGGTTCAAGTTCGACGGCAACGGCTACTACCTCAAGTCCGCCGCCGACATGCGCGAGTACTGGGACAAGGAGGTCCCCGGCGCGGCCGACAACACGCTGCTGATCGCCGAGCGCGTCGAGTCCTACGAAGACGTCTACTCGCACAAGGACCGGCTGCCGTTCTTCGAGGTCCCGGAGGGTTACGACCAGGGCGGCTGGCTGCGCGAAGAGGTCCAGCGCGGCCTCAAGTGGCGCTTCCCGGACGGCGTGCCGGACGAGTACTACAACCAGCGCATCGAGATCGAGCTCGACGTCATCATCGGCAAGGGCTTCCCGGCCTACTTCCTCATCGTCGCCGACCTCATCAGCTACGCCCGCAAGGTCGGCATCCGGGTCGGCCCCGGCCGTGGTTCGGCCGCCGGTTCGCTGGTCGCGTACGTGCTCGGTATCACCAACCTGGACCCGATCCCGCAGAAGCTGCTGTTCGAGCGGTTCCTGAACCCCGAGCGCGTCTCGATGCCCGACATCGACATCGACTTCGACGACCGCCGGCGCGGCGAGATGATCCGGTACGCGACCGAGAAGTACGGCGCGGACAAGGTCGCCCAGGTCATCACCTTCGGCACCATTAAGACGAAGGCGGCGATCAAGGACAGCGCGCGCGTCCACTTCGGCCAGCCGGGGTACGCGATCGCGGACAAGATCTCCAAGGCGCTGCCGCCGCCGATCATGGCGAAGGACATCCCGCTCTCGGGCATCGTCGACTCGAAGCACGAGCGCTACGGCGAGGCCGCCGAGGTCCGCGCGCTCGTCGAGACCGACGACGAGTGCAAGACGATCTTCGAGACCGCCCGCGGCCTCGAGGGCCTGATCCGCAACGCCGGCGTCCACGCCTGCGCGGTCATCATGTCCTGCGACCCGCTGACCGACGCGATCCCGCTGTGGCAGCGCGACGACGGCTCGATCATCACCGGCTGGGACTACCCGTCGTGCGAGGCCATCGGCCTGCTCAAGATGGACTTCCTCGGCCTGCGCAACCTCACCGTCATCGGTGACGCGATCGACAACATCAAGGCCAACCGCGGGGTCGACGTCGACCTCGACACCCTGGGCGTCGACGACCCCGAGACGTACAAGCTGCTGGCCCGCGGCGACACGCTCGGCGTGTTCCAGCTGGACGGCGGCCCCATGCGCGACCTGCTGCGGCGCATGGAGCCCACGGTGTTCGACGACATCGTCGCGGTCGGCGCGCTGTACCGCCCCGGCCCGATGGGCATGAACGCGCACAACGACTACGCCGACCGCAAGAACAACCGGCAGAAGGTCAAGCCGATCCACCCGGAGCTCGACGAGCCCCTGAAGGAGATCCTGGCCGACACCTACGGCCTGATCGTGTACCAAGAGCAGATCATGCACATCGGCCAGAAGGTGGCCGGGTACACGATGGGCCGCGCGGACGTGCTCCGCCGCGCGATGGGCAAGAAGAAGAAGGAAGTCCTCGACAAGGAGTACGAGGGCTTCGAAGAGGGCATGCGGTCCAGCGAGCTGGTCCCGGGCGGGTTCTCCAAAGAGGCGATCAAGGCACTCTGGGACACGATCCTCCCGTTCGCCGGGTACGCGTTCAACAAGAGCCACGCGGCCGCGTACGGCCTGATCTCGTACTGGACCGCCTACCTCAAGGCCAACTTCACCGCCGAGTACATGGCGGCCCTGCTCACCTCGGTGGGTGACAACAAGGACAAGTCGGCCGTCTACCTGTCCGAGTGCCGCCGGCTCGGCATCAAGGTGCTGCCGCCGGACGTCAACGAATCGGCCCTGCGCTTCGCGGCCGTCGGGGACGACATCCGCTTCGGTTTGGGTGCCGTCCGCAACGTCGGCGCGAACGTCGTCGAGTCGATCATCAAGACCCGCGAGGAGAAGGGCAAGTACGCGTCCTTCACCGACTTCCTCGACAAGTCCGAGCTCGTGGCCTGCAACAAGCGCGTGATCGAGTCGCTGATCAAGGCGGGCGGGTTCGACTCGCTCGGCCACACGCGGCTGTCGATGATCCAGGTCCACGAGGACGCGGTCGAAGCGGTCGTCCCGCTCAAGCGCCAGGAGGCGATGGGCCAGTTCGACCTGTTCGGCTTCGGCGGCGACGAGGGGGAGCCGGCACCGTCGTCGTCCCCGCTCGCCCACCTGAAGTTCGGCGACGAGGAGTACCCGCGCAAGCAGCTGCTCGCCTACGAGCGCGAGATGCTCGGCCTGTACGTCTCGGCGCACCCGCTGGACGGCGCCGAGCGGATCCTGCGCAAGCACGCGCCCAAGCCGATCGCCTCGATCCTGGCCGACCCGCCGAAGGAAGGCGAGCTGGTGATCTCCGGGCTGATCACCTCGCTGGAGCGGCGGGTCAACAAGAAGGGCGAGCCCTGGGCGATCTGCACGGTCGAGGACATGGACGCCTCGCTCGAGGTGCTCTTCTTCCCCAAGTCGTACGCGCTGTTCGCGGGTGAGCTGATCGAGGACAACGCGGTCCTGGTCAAGGGCCGGGTCAACTGGCGCGAGGACAAGATGTCCGTCTTCGGCGGCGGCCTGGCCACCCTGGACCTGTCCGAGGTCGGCACGGGCAACGGCGACGACGAGCCACCACTGGTGCTGCTCGCGGCGGCGGAGAAGATCGACCAGTCGGTGGTCAGCGAACTGCGGTCCACGCTGCTGGCGCACAAGGGGGAGACCCCGGTGCACCTGAAGCTGGTGGGCAAGAACCAGACGGTCTTCGCGCTCTACGACTACCCGGTCAAGGTCAGCTCGATGCTGATCGGCGAGCTGAAGGGCATCCGGGGGATCACGGCTTCGACGTAG
- a CDS encoding MFS transporter: MTYEPDPRRWKALAVSLTAGFMGLLDVSIVNVALPSMQAGLHASSGGIRWVVSGYALAFGLVLVTGGRLGDAFGRRTMFLGALAAFVLTSALAGAAPNETTLVLARLAQGVAAGMLTPQNTGLIQDLFRGAERGRAFGMFGAVVGISTAVGPILGGAIIAVFGAEDGWRWVFYVNVPIGVLAFALALRLLPRSEKKQLKISSEIDFVGIVLLAVAVLGVLLPVVDADSGGLTRLWWLFPVAVVFGVVFVRWERSVVRRGRSPLLDTRLFTGTPGYATGAAVGALYFCGFAGIWLVFAMYFQQGLGYSPLQSGLSVTPFALGSAVSAAVAGRLVPRFGRRLTVTGLGMVAAGLLAVALLAEVVPPAASGWAFALPLVFAGVGGGMVISPNTTLTLECVPVRMAGVAGGALQTGQRIGTAVGTVVLASVFGAVLGRGYPVALSVALGCAALLTCGALALAVAELRARRQRASAEEREARMAETSAADVHRS, translated from the coding sequence ATGACGTACGAACCGGATCCCCGCCGCTGGAAAGCGCTTGCCGTCTCGCTCACGGCCGGGTTCATGGGCCTGCTCGACGTCAGCATCGTCAACGTCGCCCTGCCCTCGATGCAGGCCGGCCTGCACGCGAGCAGCGGCGGGATCCGCTGGGTCGTCTCCGGCTACGCGCTGGCGTTCGGGCTGGTCCTCGTCACCGGCGGCCGGCTCGGGGACGCGTTCGGCCGCCGGACCATGTTCCTCGGCGCCCTCGCCGCCTTCGTCCTCACGAGCGCGCTGGCCGGCGCGGCCCCGAACGAGACGACGCTGGTGCTCGCCCGGCTCGCCCAGGGCGTGGCGGCCGGCATGCTCACGCCGCAGAACACCGGCCTGATCCAGGACCTCTTCCGCGGCGCCGAGCGCGGCCGCGCGTTCGGCATGTTCGGCGCGGTGGTCGGCATTTCGACGGCGGTCGGCCCCATCCTCGGCGGCGCCATCATCGCGGTCTTCGGCGCCGAGGACGGCTGGCGCTGGGTGTTCTACGTCAACGTCCCGATCGGCGTCCTCGCGTTCGCCCTCGCGCTGCGGCTGCTGCCGCGCAGCGAGAAGAAGCAGCTCAAGATCTCCTCGGAGATCGACTTCGTCGGCATCGTGCTGCTCGCCGTCGCCGTCCTCGGCGTGCTGCTCCCGGTCGTCGACGCCGACTCCGGCGGCCTCACCCGGCTGTGGTGGCTGTTCCCGGTCGCGGTCGTCTTCGGGGTCGTGTTCGTGCGCTGGGAGCGCTCGGTGGTCCGGCGCGGCCGGTCGCCGCTGCTCGACACGCGGCTGTTCACCGGCACGCCCGGCTACGCCACCGGCGCGGCGGTCGGGGCGCTCTACTTCTGCGGGTTCGCCGGGATCTGGCTGGTCTTCGCGATGTACTTCCAGCAGGGCCTCGGCTACTCGCCCCTGCAGTCCGGTCTGTCGGTGACGCCGTTCGCGCTCGGCTCGGCGGTGTCCGCGGCCGTCGCCGGCCGGCTCGTGCCGCGGTTCGGACGGCGGCTCACCGTCACCGGGCTGGGCATGGTCGCCGCCGGCCTGCTGGCCGTCGCGCTGCTGGCCGAGGTCGTCCCGCCCGCGGCGTCCGGCTGGGCGTTCGCGCTGCCGCTGGTGTTCGCGGGCGTCGGCGGCGGCATGGTGATCTCGCCGAACACGACGTTGACGCTCGAGTGCGTGCCGGTCCGGATGGCCGGCGTCGCGGGCGGCGCTTTGCAGACCGGCCAGCGGATCGGCACGGCGGTCGGCACCGTGGTGCTCGCGTCGGTGTTCGGTGCGGTCCTCGGCCGCGGCTACCCGGTCGCGCTCTCCGTCGCGCTCGGCTGTGCGGCTCTGCTGACCTGTGGCGCGCTCGCCCTGGCGGTCGCCGAGCTCCGCGCGCGCCGGCAGCGGGCGTCCGCGGAGGAGCGGGAAGCGCGGATGGCCGAGACGTCGGCCGCGGACGTCCACCGGAGCTGA
- a CDS encoding low temperature requirement protein A, with product MTEQPSRIRVWHRPMRARDRAERHRVATPLELLFDLCFVVAVGQAAAALHHALAEGHPAHGVTSFAMVFFAIWWGWLNFSWFASAFDTDDVPYRLATLVQIAGGLTIAAGVSSAFDGDFRVIVVGYVLMRLSLVGQWLRAARSAPEARPAALRFAAGIAACQVLWILRLFLPESVGAVTFVAVVLCELAVPVVAERSARTTWHPHHIAERYGLFTLIVLGETILSATNAIKEGTAEPGHLGALISLAAAALVLVFSMWWLYFDRPGHARLDRRPGMFTAMSWGYGHYLIFASAAAVGAGLEVAVGYDTGTLHLGGVAAALPTTIPVAVFLLSVWLLHIGPTNECRPIAIGFPVTAVLVLAASFTPAPIHVAAGLAAALVVLTVVATHGSPRPA from the coding sequence ATGACCGAGCAGCCGTCGCGGATCCGGGTCTGGCACCGGCCGATGCGTGCGCGTGACCGCGCCGAGCGCCACCGCGTCGCCACGCCGCTGGAACTGCTGTTCGACCTGTGTTTCGTCGTCGCCGTCGGCCAGGCCGCGGCCGCACTGCACCACGCGCTGGCCGAGGGGCACCCGGCACACGGCGTGACGTCGTTCGCGATGGTGTTCTTCGCGATCTGGTGGGGCTGGCTGAACTTCAGCTGGTTCGCCTCGGCGTTCGACACCGACGACGTCCCGTACCGGCTGGCCACGCTCGTGCAGATCGCCGGCGGGCTGACCATCGCGGCCGGGGTGTCGAGCGCGTTCGACGGCGACTTCCGCGTGATCGTGGTGGGGTACGTCCTGATGCGGTTGTCGCTGGTCGGGCAGTGGCTGCGGGCGGCGCGTTCGGCGCCGGAGGCCCGGCCCGCGGCCCTGCGGTTCGCGGCCGGGATCGCCGCCTGCCAGGTGCTGTGGATCCTCCGGCTGTTCCTGCCGGAGTCCGTGGGGGCCGTGACGTTCGTGGCCGTCGTGCTCTGCGAACTCGCGGTGCCGGTCGTCGCCGAGCGCAGCGCCCGGACGACGTGGCACCCGCACCACATCGCCGAGCGGTACGGCCTGTTCACGCTGATCGTGCTCGGCGAGACGATTCTGAGCGCGACGAACGCGATCAAGGAGGGCACGGCCGAACCCGGGCACCTGGGCGCGCTGATCTCGCTGGCCGCGGCCGCGCTCGTCCTGGTGTTCTCGATGTGGTGGCTGTACTTCGACCGGCCGGGCCACGCGCGGCTCGACCGCCGTCCGGGCATGTTCACGGCGATGAGCTGGGGCTACGGCCACTACCTGATCTTCGCCTCGGCGGCGGCCGTCGGCGCGGGGCTCGAGGTGGCGGTCGGGTACGACACGGGGACGCTGCACCTCGGCGGGGTGGCGGCGGCGCTGCCGACCACGATCCCGGTCGCGGTCTTCCTGCTGAGCGTGTGGCTGCTGCACATCGGCCCGACGAACGAGTGCCGCCCGATCGCCATCGGCTTCCCGGTGACGGCGGTGCTCGTCCTGGCGGCGTCGTTCACCCCGGCGCCCATCCACGTGGCCGCCGGGCTGGCGGCCGCTCTGGTCGTGCTAACGGTCGTCGCGACCCACGGCTCGCCGCGGCCGGCCTGA
- a CDS encoding L,D-transpeptidase, whose protein sequence is MLPKKILLSVAGILAGALLLSACSSGDDGGSPAGGALSSGPASASDTPVAVTFDPAGGSAVNPATPIVVKAANGKLLDVTVTNPAKGKTVAGKLAADGSSWTSTEPLGYGATYKIVAHAQGANGKPVEQDNQITTLSPKKQANANLIPAPSAVASTGVGVGQPIVFSFGKIAVKNKAAVEKALTVESTPKQEGGWYWIDDSNVHYRPKEYWQAGTTLKVTAKIYGVDFGGGVFGAEDRTETYKVHDSWIAKADGNSEQMQIFHNGAMVKSMPISMGKDATPTHLGAHVISDKQANYTMDSCTYGVCPPDPKAYRSNEKWSERISNDGEFVHENPNSVSQQGSSNVSHGCINLNDANAQWFFQNMGLGDVVEVTNSGGPQLPVWDLYGDWSKSWTDWQAGSAIE, encoded by the coding sequence ATGCTCCCCAAGAAGATTTTACTTTCGGTGGCCGGAATCCTTGCCGGGGCACTGCTGCTTTCCGCCTGTTCGTCCGGTGACGACGGCGGTTCGCCCGCCGGCGGGGCACTGTCGTCGGGGCCGGCCTCGGCGTCCGACACCCCGGTCGCGGTGACGTTCGATCCCGCGGGCGGCTCGGCGGTGAACCCGGCAACGCCGATCGTCGTCAAGGCGGCCAACGGGAAACTCCTCGACGTCACGGTGACCAACCCGGCCAAGGGGAAGACGGTCGCCGGCAAGCTGGCGGCCGACGGGTCGAGCTGGACGTCCACCGAGCCCCTCGGCTACGGGGCGACGTACAAGATCGTCGCGCACGCCCAGGGCGCCAACGGGAAGCCGGTCGAGCAGGACAACCAGATCACGACGCTGTCGCCGAAGAAGCAGGCGAACGCCAACCTGATCCCGGCACCGTCCGCGGTGGCGAGCACGGGCGTCGGCGTCGGCCAGCCGATCGTGTTCAGCTTCGGCAAGATCGCCGTGAAGAACAAGGCGGCGGTCGAGAAGGCCCTGACGGTCGAGTCCACCCCGAAGCAGGAGGGCGGCTGGTACTGGATCGACGACTCGAACGTCCACTACCGCCCGAAGGAGTACTGGCAGGCCGGCACGACCCTGAAGGTGACGGCGAAGATCTACGGCGTCGATTTCGGCGGCGGGGTGTTCGGCGCGGAGGACCGCACGGAAACGTACAAGGTGCACGATTCCTGGATCGCGAAGGCGGACGGGAACAGCGAGCAGATGCAGATCTTCCACAACGGCGCCATGGTCAAGTCGATGCCGATTTCGATGGGCAAGGACGCGACCCCGACCCACCTGGGCGCGCACGTGATTTCGGACAAGCAGGCGAACTACACGATGGATTCCTGCACGTACGGAGTCTGCCCGCCGGACCCGAAGGCGTACCGGTCCAACGAGAAGTGGTCGGAGCGCATTTCGAACGACGGCGAGTTCGTCCACGAGAACCCGAACAGCGTCAGCCAGCAGGGCAGTTCGAACGTGTCGCACGGGTGCATCAACCTGAACGACGCGAACGCCCAGTGGTTCTTCCAGAACATGGGCCTGGGCGACGTCGTGGAGGTCACCAACTCGGGCGGCCCGCAGCTGCCGGTGTGGGACCTGTACGGCGACTGGTCCAAGTCCTGGACGGACTGGCAGGCCGGGTCGGCCATCGAGTAG
- a CDS encoding patatin-like phospholipase family protein, with the protein MSLADLPRPVGFVLGGGGSLGAMQVGMLRALTEAGLTPDVVTGTSVGSLNAAVLARSGTDALARLHDIWAHMTRAEAFPGGVLSRVRTLTQSKTHLFPNTGLAGIIADHLGADTRFEDLALPLGVVTTQVDTAEPLLIRSGRLLEPLLASCAIPGIFPPVEHDGKLLYDGGLVANVPMRQALAMGAKSLVVLDCAFPGKLPDAPRTFAEVMMFTAMISMRNQAVLEAPVAAASVPVLYLPGPAPVRVNPLDFGHTEALAEEAYTAAREYLGALSVNGPGLYGAPGLVIT; encoded by the coding sequence ATGAGTCTCGCGGATCTTCCCCGGCCGGTCGGGTTCGTCCTCGGCGGGGGCGGCAGTCTCGGCGCCATGCAGGTCGGCATGCTGCGCGCCCTGACCGAGGCCGGGCTCACCCCGGACGTCGTGACCGGCACGTCGGTCGGTTCGCTCAACGCCGCCGTGCTCGCCCGCTCCGGCACCGACGCGCTCGCGCGGCTGCACGACATCTGGGCGCACATGACGCGCGCCGAGGCGTTCCCGGGCGGCGTGCTGAGCCGCGTCCGGACGCTGACGCAGAGCAAGACGCACCTGTTCCCCAACACCGGCCTCGCCGGCATCATCGCCGACCACCTGGGTGCCGACACCCGCTTCGAGGACCTGGCGCTGCCGCTCGGCGTCGTCACGACGCAGGTCGACACGGCCGAGCCGCTGCTGATCCGCTCCGGGCGCCTGCTGGAGCCGCTGCTGGCGAGCTGCGCGATCCCCGGCATCTTCCCGCCGGTGGAGCACGACGGGAAGCTGCTGTACGACGGCGGGCTCGTCGCGAACGTGCCGATGCGGCAGGCCCTCGCCATGGGGGCGAAGTCCCTGGTGGTGCTCGACTGCGCGTTCCCCGGGAAGCTGCCGGACGCGCCGCGGACGTTCGCCGAGGTGATGATGTTCACCGCGATGATCAGCATGCGGAACCAGGCGGTACTGGAAGCGCCGGTGGCGGCCGCGTCGGTCCCGGTGCTGTACCTGCCGGGGCCCGCTCCGGTACGCGTGAACCCCCTGGATTTCGGGCACACGGAAGCACTGGCGGAAGAGGCGTACACGGCGGCGCGCGAGTACCTCGGCGCGCTTTCCGTGAACGGGCCCGGACTGTACGGCGCACCGGGCCTCGTCATCACGTGA
- a CDS encoding DedA family protein, which translates to MALVSDLLNWLQGLPEPGLVAATGGLVFAECTIGLGFIAPGESGLLVAATTANTVPRFLVLWLVVTLCATAGDALGYVIGRRFGPRLRDTKLIRKYGLEAWDKATGVLERRGAWAVFFARFLPVIRTLTPAAAGTSGLPFRKFLPAAAAGAFCWSLVHISIGAALGEAAKRIEGALNTGGLIVVAVLAGVAVFFLLRLKKRKALATPERETERVP; encoded by the coding sequence ATGGCCCTGGTTTCGGACCTCCTCAACTGGCTGCAAGGACTCCCGGAACCGGGGCTCGTCGCCGCGACCGGCGGCCTGGTGTTCGCCGAGTGCACGATCGGGCTGGGCTTCATCGCCCCCGGCGAATCCGGCCTGCTCGTGGCCGCGACCACGGCGAACACCGTCCCGCGGTTCCTGGTCCTGTGGCTGGTCGTCACCCTGTGCGCCACGGCGGGCGACGCGCTCGGCTACGTCATCGGCCGCCGCTTCGGGCCGCGGCTGCGTGACACGAAGCTGATCCGCAAGTACGGCCTGGAAGCCTGGGACAAGGCCACCGGCGTCCTCGAACGCCGCGGTGCCTGGGCGGTGTTCTTCGCCCGCTTCCTGCCGGTGATCCGCACCCTGACGCCGGCGGCCGCGGGCACGTCCGGACTGCCCTTCCGCAAGTTCCTGCCCGCCGCCGCGGCGGGCGCGTTCTGCTGGTCACTGGTCCACATCAGCATCGGCGCGGCGCTGGGCGAAGCCGCCAAACGCATCGAGGGCGCCCTGAACACGGGCGGCCTGATCGTGGTGGCCGTGCTCGCCGGGGTCGCCGTGTTCTTCCTGCTGCGGCTGAAGAAGCGCAAGGCGCTCGCCACGCCCGAGCGGGAGACCGAACGCGTGCCCTGA
- the lipA gene encoding lipoyl synthase, which translates to MSAAPEGRKLLRLEVRNSETPIEKKPSWIKTRVRMGPEFTELKGLVRREGLHTVCEEAGCPNIYECWEDREATFLIGGDQCTRRCDFCQIDTGKPAALDTSEPRKVAESAQAMGLRYSTVTGVARDDLPDGGAWLYAETVRQIHALNPGTGVELLIPDFNADPAQLAEVFGSRPEVLAHNVETVPRIFKRIRPGFRYARSLEVITAAREAGLVTKSNLILGMGETPDEVAPAMQDLVDAGCEILTITQYLRPSPRHHPVDRWVKPEEFVEHSQAAEAMGFAGVMAGPLVRSSYRAGRLYAQTKAHRGEVLPENLQHLAAEGPAAQEAASLLAR; encoded by the coding sequence GTGAGTGCTGCGCCTGAAGGCCGGAAGCTGCTGCGTCTCGAGGTTCGCAACAGTGAGACGCCGATCGAGAAGAAGCCGTCGTGGATCAAGACGCGGGTGCGGATGGGGCCGGAGTTCACCGAGCTCAAGGGTCTGGTTCGTCGCGAGGGTCTGCACACGGTCTGTGAAGAGGCTGGTTGTCCCAACATCTACGAGTGCTGGGAAGACCGTGAGGCCACGTTCCTGATCGGTGGGGACCAGTGCACGCGCCGGTGTGACTTCTGCCAGATCGACACGGGGAAGCCGGCGGCGTTGGACACGTCGGAGCCGCGGAAGGTCGCGGAGTCCGCGCAGGCCATGGGGCTGCGCTATTCGACGGTGACCGGTGTTGCGCGGGATGACCTTCCCGATGGTGGCGCGTGGCTGTACGCGGAAACCGTGCGGCAGATCCACGCGTTGAACCCCGGTACGGGCGTCGAATTGCTGATTCCGGATTTCAATGCGGATCCTGCGCAGCTGGCGGAGGTTTTCGGGTCGCGGCCTGAGGTGCTTGCGCACAACGTGGAAACAGTTCCGCGGATTTTCAAGCGCATTCGCCCGGGATTCCGCTACGCTCGATCGCTGGAAGTCATCACGGCCGCGCGTGAGGCCGGTCTGGTGACGAAGTCCAATCTGATCCTCGGGATGGGCGAAACCCCGGACGAGGTGGCGCCGGCGATGCAGGACCTGGTGGACGCCGGGTGCGAGATCCTGACGATCACGCAGTACCTGCGTCCGTCTCCGCGGCACCACCCGGTGGACCGCTGGGTCAAGCCGGAGGAGTTCGTCGAGCACTCTCAGGCTGCGGAGGCGATGGGCTTCGCGGGTGTGATGGCCGGGCCGCTGGTGCGTTCGTCGTACCGCGCCGGGCGCCTCTACGCCCAGACCAAGGCCCACCGCGGCGAGGTTCTGCCCGAGAACCTGCAGCACCTCGCAGCCGAAGGGCCCGCGGCCCAGGAAGCCGCGTCGCTCCTCGCAAGGTGA
- a CDS encoding oxidoreductase, giving the protein MTQRWTEADIPDQSGRTVLVTGANSGLGLRTSQVLAGKGARVLLACRSAERGAKALETVKAAAAGAEPELVPLDLSELASVRAAAAAVRERTGDTLDVLVNNAGVMATARGRTADGFELQFGTNHLGHAALTWLLLPALRGGRNARVVALSSLAATGARIDLEDPNAEHRRYNPATAYGQSKLANQVFALELDRRLRAAGEDVISVAAHPGYTATGLGSGMARSYTNPVVRSVIAGGHKIGETLFAQNVRKGALPQLYAATADGVEGGDYIVPGSLGGVRGNPVKGRPLSAARSASLGAGLWDVTAKLTGVTPDPA; this is encoded by the coding sequence ATGACACAGCGCTGGACCGAAGCGGACATCCCCGACCAGAGCGGCCGGACCGTCCTGGTCACCGGAGCGAACTCCGGGCTCGGCCTGCGCACGTCACAGGTGCTCGCGGGCAAGGGGGCCCGCGTGCTCCTCGCCTGCCGCTCCGCCGAACGCGGCGCCAAGGCACTCGAGACCGTGAAAGCGGCCGCCGCGGGCGCCGAACCCGAGCTCGTCCCACTGGACCTGAGCGAGCTCGCGTCGGTGCGCGCGGCCGCCGCGGCGGTGCGGGAACGCACCGGCGACACCCTCGACGTGCTCGTCAACAACGCCGGCGTGATGGCGACCGCCCGCGGCCGCACGGCCGACGGGTTCGAGCTGCAGTTCGGCACCAACCACCTCGGGCACGCGGCGCTGACCTGGCTGCTGCTGCCCGCCCTGCGCGGCGGCCGCAACGCCCGCGTCGTCGCGCTGTCGAGCCTCGCCGCCACCGGCGCGCGGATCGACCTCGAAGACCCCAACGCCGAGCACCGCCGCTACAACCCGGCGACCGCGTACGGGCAGTCGAAGCTGGCGAACCAGGTGTTCGCCCTCGAGCTCGACCGGCGGCTGCGCGCGGCCGGCGAAGACGTGATCAGCGTCGCCGCCCACCCCGGGTACACCGCGACCGGCCTCGGCAGCGGCATGGCGCGCTCGTACACCAACCCGGTCGTCCGCTCGGTCATTGCCGGCGGCCACAAGATCGGCGAGACACTGTTCGCGCAGAACGTCCGCAAGGGCGCGCTCCCCCAGCTCTACGCGGCGACGGCGGACGGCGTCGAAGGCGGCGACTACATCGTCCCGGGCAGCCTCGGCGGCGTGCGCGGCAACCCGGTCAAGGGGCGCCCCCTGTCCGCCGCGCGCAGCGCGTCGCTGGGGGCCGGGCTGTGGGACGTCACCGCGAAGCTGACCGGCGTCACCCCGGATCCCGCTTAG